The stretch of DNA TCCATGCCCGTTCCTTCGCAACATGTTCACCGCACGGCCCCCGCGGCGGCCCCCGTGCCCGCGCGCAGATTGCAACATCCCGGCGACCCCGTCACCGTCCGTGAACCGGCGCCACCGGCCCGGGCGCGCCACCGGCCTTGCCAAGCGGCGAAACCGTCGCACCTGATGGGCGGAAACCCATGCCGAGGCCCCCGATGATCCGCGCTTCCGCCCTGACGATCGCCGCGCTGTGCATGATGGCGCCGCCGCTGGCCGCCCAGTCGCGGATCGAGGTCATCCCCTATGACGACATCGCCGTTCCCCCCGGCACGCAGATCGACTTCGAGGGGCTGAGCGTCCATTCCGACCGCGGCCTGATGCCGGTGGACGGGCTGCTCGTGCTTAAGGGGGTGGCGCTGGGCGAACGCTTCGAAGGGCAGGGCGCCGGCACGCGCATCTCGCCCGAGGGTATCGCCCATGACCGCATCCTCGAACGCCCCACGGCCCCCCTCGCGGTAGAGCCGGGGCCGCGTGGCGGCAACCTCGCCATCGCGCAGAGCGACCCGGCCTTCGGCTCGTCGGTCCTGCTGCCCACCGGCCCCGGCGCGGCGGATGGCGACGCCGACCACCGCCATGGCGAGGGGGCTGTCGCACTCCGCTTCGATCAGGACCAGTGCATGCTGGGCTTCGCCGTCTATCTCGACGGGCTGGGCGGCACCGTCGCCGCGCTCGAGGCGGGGTGGAACCTGCGCGTCACATTCTACGACCGCGACGGAAGGATCCTGGGCGAGATGAGCCAGCTTCGCTCCGGCGGGTTGCAGACCGCCGCCTACCGCGACCGAAGCGGGGTGCCGATGATCGCCGGCGCGATGATCGAGAACCTCGATATCGGCGGCATCGCGCTCGACGACCTGCGGTTCAGCGCATATTGCACGCCGCTTCTGAGCTAGTCAGAACACCCCCGCCAGCGCGTCGGCCAGCCGGCCTGACACCCGCCCGGGGACGCCCGTGGCGACGCCCAGCGCCAGCGCGATGGCCACCAGCGCCTGGTGCCGCCGCAGCACGGCGGCCGCCCGCGGCGCCACGACCGCCAGCAGCATGCCGCCCGTCAGCGGGGGCAGCGGCAGCAGGTTCAGCACCGCGAACAGCACCAGCATCTCGACCGCCACCTCGATCAGCCCGATCAGGTTGACGGCCATGTCCGCGCCCGCGAACGCCCGCAGCAGCGGCCCCCGCGCAAGATCCAGCGCCAGCGCCAGCGCGACCAGCGCCGCAAGGCTCAGCCCCACCAGCAACACAAGCCCCCCGGCCCCTCCCTTCAGCTCCCGGTGATCGGCCTCCACCGGGCGGATCCACCCGATCCGGAAGAAGATCGCGGCGACGAACCCCGCCGGTTCCAGGTGCTGGAACGGGTTCAGGCTCAGCCGCCCGTCATGGCCAGGGCCGCGGTCGCCCAGAAGCCGCGCCAGAAAGGCGATCGACCAGCCATGGAAGGCGATCACCCCCAGCGCCGCCGCGGCGTTCACCAGCAGGGTCTGGCCGTTGGTCGCGATGATGCCTGCCCAGTCGATCACGCGCCGCCCCCGCCCGCATCCGCGAACCGCGCCTCGATCGACCGGATGCCGTAGCGCGCGGCCAGCCGCGCCATCGTGCCGTCGCGCTCCAGCTCATCGAGGATGTCCACCACCCGCCGCTTCAGCGTCAGGTCGCCCTTCCACAGGCCGAAGGCCACCGGGTCGCGCGCCTCCGGCCCCTGAAGCCAGGCGATCTGCAAGCCATGCACCTGGGCAAGCTCCATGCCGATCATCGCATCGACCACGCCCGCGCCGACGCGCCCCGTCGCCAGCGCGTCCGCCAGGTCCCCGGCGCCGTCCATCCGCACGACCCCCGCCCCCGCCGTGCGCAGGGCCTGGCTCAGCGCCAGCCGGTCGCGGCCGCTGACACCGACATGAACGCCGACCTTCTGCCCCCGCAGGCTGGCGGGGACGGCACCCGGCGCCAGCACCACCCAGCCGGTTTCCAGGTGCGGAGGGGTGGTGTCGATGAAGGTCCGCGTCGTGTCCGAGGCGATGACCCCGCCCGCGATGATCTGGCACTGCGCCCGCGTCAGCCGCCAGGCGCGCGGGTTGAAATCGCGCCCGATCGCCTCGTTCAGGTTCAGCGCCAGCCGCACGCCCAGCCGGTCCGCGACGGCTTGCAGGATCTCGGTCTCGAAGCCGGGCGCATCCGGGTCCGGCGTCACCAGCACGCCGTAGCTTGACGGCACGCAGGCGCGCAGCACGCCTTCGCGGCGGATTTCCGACAGGGAACTGTCGGGCGGCGCCAGCCCGATCAGCGCGAACAACCCCAGGATCGCGCCGACCGCGCCCAGGTCGCGCCACAGGCTCGGCTCGGCGCTCATGCCCGGCTGAAGTCCCTGAGCGCCAGCAGGAAGAACGCCACCGCCATGACCAGGATCACCACCGGCCCCAGATGCGCCGCGAACTGGTTGAAGCCGATCAGCGCGCCCCTCAGCGCATCCACCGCATAGGTGATGGGGTTGTACTCGACCAGGATCACCAGCCAGTCGGGGTAGACCACCCGCATCTGCGCCCCGCTCAGCGCCGGGTCGAGCGGAAAGATCGAGCTGGAGGTGAAGTAAAGCGGCAGGATCACCGCGTTCGAGAACACCCCGAACCCCTCGAAGCTGCGCACCCGGTGGGCCACGATGATGCCGAGGCTGGTCAGCCCGAAGGCCAGCAGGAACATCAGCCCCAGGGCCTCCAGGATCCCCGACAGGTGCAGCGGCACGTCGGCGAACTGCGCCAGCAGCAGCACCAGGCAGCCATGAAGGAAGGCGACCGTGGCCCCCCCCAGCACCTTGCCCAGCAGGACGATCCATTTCGGCACCGGGCTGACCAGGATCTCGCGCAGGAAGCCGAATTCCCGGTCCGCGATCAGCGACACCGCCGACTGGACCGAGGTGTACATGATATTGAGCGCGATCACCGCCGGAAAGATGAACTGGAGATAGGTGAACGGGATCGCGAACCGGACCTCGCCATAGATCTCGCCGCGGAAATAGGGGTTGAGGCCGACGCCCAGGATCAGCACCCACAGAAGCGGCCGGCTGATGCCGCCCACCATCTGCCCGCGGTCCCGCAAGGCGCGCTTCAGCTCGCGCAGCCAGATCGCGTGCAGTGCCGCCAGATGTCCCATGCCGCCCCCCTCAGGCCGCCCGCCGCGGGGCGGGCTTCTGCCCGTCGCGCAGGTCGCGCCCGGTCAGGCTGAGGAACACGCTGTTCAGCGTCGGGCGTTCCACCGACAGGTCGCGGATATCCGCGCCATGGGCGTCGAGCAGCCGCATCATCAGGCTGCGTTCCGCGCCCACCACCCGGATCTCGCCGGCCGCCCCCTCGATCGCCTGCGGCAGCACCGCCCGAAGCCGGGCCGCCGCCGCCGCATCGGTCGCATGCACCCGCAGCACCTCGCGCCCATGCGCCGCGCGCAGCGCGTCGGGCGTATCCAGCGCCAGCACCTTGCCCCGGTCGATGATGCAGATGCGGTCGCAGCCCTCCACCTCCTCGATGTAGTGGGTGGTCACGATGATGGTCATGCCGCGCCGGATGCGGGCCTCGGCCAGATAGGCCCAGATCCGGTCCCGCGACTGCGGGTCCAGCCCCACCGTCGGCTCGTCCAGGATCAGCACCCGCGAATCGTGGATCAGCGCCCGCGCGATCTCCAGCCGGCGCTTCATGCCGGGCGACAGGCTGCGCACGATCCGCCCGCGCATGTCCGACAACTCCACCAGCTCAAGCATCTCGGCGATGCGCGCGCGACGCTGCGCGCGCGGCATCCGGTACATCCGGCCGTGGAAATCCAGGTTCTCCTCGACCGTCAGCTTGCCGTCGAGGCTGGGTTCCTGGAACACCACGCCCAGCGTCTCGCGGGCCTTGCGCGGGCTTCGGGTCACGTCGTGGCCGCAGATCGTGGCGGTGCCGCCGTCGGGCGCCAGCAGGGTGCACAGGATGCTGATGAGCGTCGTCTTGCCGGCGCCGTTCGGCCCCAGCAGGGCGAACATCTCGCCCGCGCCGATGGTCAGGCTGACGCCGTCTAGCGCCAGCGTCCGGCCGTAGCGCCGCACCACGCCCTCCACGCGCACGACCGGCGCGCCATCGCCCGGTCGCGCCGTCCCGGCGGACGGTTCATTCGGCATTGTCCCTGGCCTCCCGGTCCCTCGTCGTGGCGCCGGTTCGGGGGGCTGGCGGTTCTCCCCGCCTTGTCCTCACCCTTCGCAATCCGGCGCTTCTTCTTCGATTTGCCCCGATTAAGAGTCGCGCCTGCCGCGATGGCAAGGGCGTTTTTCCGCCCCTGGCGGCGGCGCGCGATCCTGTCCGGCGGCCGCTGCGATGCGGGAAAACACATGCGCAACCGATCATGTCTTTCGTTTCCGTTCGCTTCCCGGCGCAATTTGGTTGCAAAGGGTGGAATCCGGGTCTGGTGGCAATTTTCAATAACGATTTTCTGTAAGAAAAAGTATCAAAACAATAAATCACTCAAGTAGATTTATTGCGTTAGCGAAATAAAAAATTTCAAAAGGCGCTTTACAACCCCGAAAATTCGCGTTTGACATATATCAAGGCGCCTCGAATGCGTCGTAAAAAGAAGAACGAGGGACACATGAGACTTTCTGCTGGCAGCCACGTTCCGTGGCGCAAGAAGTCGTGGCTGATTACTGCCTTTTCCGCACTGGTCATCTCTGCCGCGTCTTACACCGACGGCCGCGCGGAACAGGGCTGGTTCACCGAAGAACAGGTCACGCGGGGCGAGGCGCTGTACGAACGCCGCTGCGCCAAGTGCCACGGCGACGAGAAGGCCGAGAACTTCCGCGTCTGGGACGACACCGCCGCCAGCCTGATCGGCATGATCATCGGCTTCGACATGCCGGCCGACCGCCCGGGCGGGTTGCCGCCGCAGGAATACGTCGACCTGGTCGCCTACTTCTTCAACCTCGGCGGGCTTCCCACCGGGGCCGAAGTCGCGGCCGGCGCGCCTGAACTGAGCGAAATCCGACTGCCCCGGTGACGCTGGCCCCGCCGGCACGGCGGGCGCCTCATCCTCGTGTCACGGGAAGAACGACCCCGCGGCCGGTGGCTCACGGTCCTGCACTTGGCAGCGCCGAAATAGCCTTCGGACAGGCCGCGGGTGCGAATGGGCAGGCTCCGGGCTTCCGGCCGGGGCGGCCCGGTAAGGCGCGCATGATCGCCGGCACGATCGCCGGGGCGACTGCGCGATTTTGGAAGCAGAGGGAGGAAAACCAACATGAGAACCAAGCGACTGCTGTCGGCCGCTTCGGGACTGGCGCTTGCGCTGGTCTGCGGCGCAGCCCTTGCGCAGGATGCGCAACGGCAATACAGCCCCGTCACCAACGACATGATCCTGAACCCGGCGCCCGGCGACTGGCTTCAGGCCCGCGGCACCGTGGACAACCACGGCTACAGCCCGCTCGACCATGTCAACCGCGACACGGTCGGCGATCTGGAACTGGCCTGGTCCTGGGCGCTGCCCGAGCTTGGCCGCCAGGAAAGCGCGCCGCTCTACCATGACGGCATCCTCTTCGTCGCCACCAACAACAATCATGTCGAGGCGCTCGACGCGGTCACCGGCGACCTGATCTGGCGCTACATGCACGAGCGCCCGGAATTCAGCGGCGGCTACCACAACAACCAGGCGATGCGGCAGAAGAACTCCATCGCGCTGTGGGGCGACAAGGTCATCATGACCACCGTCGATGCCAAGCTGATGGCGCTGGACGCCATGACCGGGCAGGTGGCCTGGGAAGTCCAGGTCAACGACTGGGAAAAGGGCTACAGCTACACCGCCGGCCCGCTGATCGCGGACGGCAAGATCTTCACCGGCACCTCGGGCTGCTCGATGGTTGGCACCGTTGGCGCCTGCTGGATCACCGCCCATGACGCCGACACCGGCGAGGAGCTGTGGCGCTTCAACACCCTCGACCAGCAGGGCGACCCGCTGTTCGAGGCCAGCTGGGGCGGCATCCCGGTCAAGAACCGCTGGGGCGCCACGCCCTGGGCCACCGGCGCCTACGACCCGGATCTGGACATGGTGTTCTACGGGACCGGCATGCCGATCCCCTATGCCCATATCAGCCGTGGCATGTCGGCCGAGGATGACGCGCGCGGCACCAACACCACCGTCGCGCTGAACGCCGATACCGGCGAACTGGTGTGGAACTACCAGCACCTGCCCAACGACAACTGGGATCTCGACTCTCCGTTCGAGCGTCTCGTGGTCGAGGCGACGGTGGACGGCCAGCCGCGCAAGATGATCGTGACGATGGCGGGCAAGAACGGCGTCGTGTTCGGTCTGGATGCGGCCACCGGCCAGTTCATCTGGGGCGAGACCACGTTCTACACCAACAGCATCACCGGCATCGACAAGGAAACCGGCCGGGTGCAGACCAACAAGGATCTGTATTTCACCGAGTTCGGCCAGAAACAGACCTTCTGCCCGGCGATCAACGGCGGCCGGCTCTGGATGGCCTCGGCCTACAGCCCGCGCTCGGGCGTGTTCTACGCGCATGGCGCCAACACCTGCCAGACCAGCGCCCCGCGCGAGATGAACATCGGCGCCATGCCCGCTGCGGGCAACGCGATGGGCATGTTGCAAAGCTTCGGCACCTCGCTCGCGCCGGGCGCCGAGAAGATCGGCGCCTTCCACGCCCTGAACGCGGGCGACGGCTCCAAGGCCTTCGAGATCCAGCACGACCGCCGCTACAACAGCTCGGTGCTGGCGACCGGCGGCGGCCTGATCTTCGTGGGCGACGTCGATCGTCGCTACTACGCGATGAACGACGAGACCGGCGAGGTGCTCTGGACCAGCCCGCGCCTGCACGCCCCCGCCGGCGGCTGGCCGATGACCTACGAGGCCGGCGGCGAACAGTATGTCGTGCTTCCGGTCGGCCTGACCACCAACGCGCAGGCCGCCCTGACGCCGGGCCTCCAGATGCCCGCGCTCGGCGCCAACGCGATCTACGTCTACAAGCTTCCCAAGGGCTGAGGACGATCCGCGCGCGGGCGGCCCCGGTCGCCCGCGCCGCACCCACGACCAGTCCCGGGGCGGCGCCCAGCCGGCCCGGGACAGCCCGAACGACAGACAAACGACAATCCGGATCGGCCCGGGCGACCCTCCGCAGGCGCGCCGCGACAACGATCCGCCAGAGGGGTGAAGGCGATGCGTGCAAAGTCGATGCTTGGCGCGGCAGGATCGAAACGCGCGCTGCGCTCGGGCATGACCTGCCTCGCGGCGCTCATGGCACTGGCAGCCGGACCGGCCCCCGCGCAGCTCATCGGCGAGGTGGACCAGGCCGAGCTGAAGAACTGGCGCATCGCGGAGGGCAACGTGATCCGCTTCTGCCAGTTCGACGTGAACCTGACCAACGACTTCGACAAGGCGGTCGCAGGGGAAATCGCCGACCGCCTGCTTCTGGACAGCGAATTCATCACCGTCGGCGCCGATTACGGCATGGATGGCGACGGGCTCGAGGCCGATGTCTTCAAGCTCCTGTGGAACGAATGCGAGGTGGTGCTGGGCTTCCAGGTGGGCCCGGTCCAATACGCCCCCGAATTCACCGTGACCCGGCCCTGGGTCAGCTACGACTACATGGTCCTGGCCTCTGCGGACGGACCCGCCTCGATCGCGGATCTGCCCAGCGGCAGCCGCATCGCGACGCCGCTCGCCTCTCCGGGCGATCTCGCGCTGGCGCGCTGGATGGCGACCGAGGGGGCGGATGCGGGGCTGAAGCGCATCCCCTTCGCCCGCGCCCGGGACCAGATGGACGCCGTCCTCACCGACCAGACCGAGGCCATGCTCATCTTTTCCCCCGTCTTCGCCGTCCTCGCGCAGGACATGGCCGAACAGGCGGCCCGGCTTCACCCCGTCGCGATCGACCCCGCCATCGCCAGCCCCACCAGCATCGGCGGCATCATGCTCGCGGGCAGCGCCTTCCTGCGGGCCGAGATCGACCGCGCCATCGACAGCATGATCGAGGACGGCACCATCGAGGATCTGCTGGACCTGCACGGCTTCTCCGGCATCCCCGCCCGGGCCGGGGGCGCCTGAGCATGGGCCGCGCGCCCCACAAGTTCCCGCGCCGGGCCGGCACGCCGGCCGCGCCCTCCGGCGGCTGAGGGGCCGATGGGCGCGCGGGGGCATGTCACGGCGGGGCTCGACCCGCTTCTGGCGCGCCTGCGGGCCGCGCGCAGGCGCCGGCTTCTCGGCACGGCGGCGCGCGCGCTGGGCGTTGGCGTGACCGTCGCGGCCCTTGCCCATGCGGGCGCCACGCTTGCCCCCGGCATCCTGCCCGACGGGCTCGGCCCGCCTGGCCTTGCGCTGCCGGCCGCGGTGCTGGTCGCTCTTGCGACCCTTGCGCCCGCGCTTCTGCGTGGCCCCTCGCTCGACCGTCTCGCGCGCCGCGCCGACCGGGTGCTCCGCACGCAGGAGCGGCTGGCGACCGCGCTCGAGGTGTCCCGCCACGCACCCGCCAGCCCGCTCGACCGCGCGCTCATCGCCGATGCGGCAGGCCACGCCGCGCTGGTCGCGCCCGCCAGCCTGGCTGACCGTCGCTGGCGCGGCTGGGCCGTCGCCGCGCTTCTTGCGCTGGCCATCGCCGCCGCCGCCCAACGGCTGGATCCGCCCGCCCCCCAAGCGGCCCCTCCCGTCACCCCGACCGCGCCCGAACCCGGCCTGCGCGCCGCCGACCGCGCGCCGCTTGCCACCCGGCTGGACGAAGCGGCCCGCCATGCCGCGGCCGAGGCCGCCCGCCACGACGACCCCTACCTTGCGGCCGTGGCCCGCGAACTCGCCGGCCTTGCCCGGACCCTCGCCACGGGCGAGACCACCGCCAGCGCCGCCGCGGCAGAACTCTCGCGCCTGATGGACCATGTCGCCGAAAGCCGGGCGCGCACAGGGCGCGCCGCCGCCGCCGCGGATCCCGTCACGCTGGCGCTGGAACAGGCGCTCGACCGGCTTTCCCCGACCGCGCCGCCCGCCGCCGCGCCGCAGGCAGCCCCGGCCCCCGCCACCGCCCAGGGTCCGTCCGCGCCAGAGAACGGCCCCCGCCAGGACCGCGTGGCCCAGGCCCAGGCGGACGCGCCCCCCACGCCCGAGATGTCCACCGCCCGGCAGGGCCAGATGGGCGGCGGCACCGGGGCCGACGGAGAGCCGACGATCTTCCGGGACGGCGATTGCGTCCATGACGGCGATCTCGACTGCTTCATGATGAGCGATCCCACCAACGCGCCCAGCATCCTGCTGGAGCGTCAGGGCGACAGCCAGGCGCAGGGCCTGCCCGGCAACGCAGAGGCCGGTTCCCTGCTGGACGGCTTCCGCATCGGCGCCTCGGCCCGGTCCGGCGCCGGCGAAAGCTTCGAGGCGGGGCAGGGCACCAACGTGATCGGCGGCGGCCGCACCGTCTCGCCCGACAGCTTTGCGCCCGGCGCCGCCGTCACCCTCGACACCGCCCGCCGCGCCGCCGATGGCGGCCGCATCCAGGTCGCGCGCGCGCCGCGCGCCGCCGAAGCCGCACCCCTCCCGGCGATCCCCGGCGCGTCCCCCGACTGGCGCCGCCTGCCCGAAACCGCGCAATCCCGCGGCCTGCGCGGCATCGGCCAGCGCGACGCGCTCGCCGCCTATTTCCGCCCCGACCCCGAGGG from Halovulum dunhuangense encodes:
- a CDS encoding ABC transporter ATP-binding protein — protein: MPNEPSAGTARPGDGAPVVRVEGVVRRYGRTLALDGVSLTIGAGEMFALLGPNGAGKTTLISILCTLLAPDGGTATICGHDVTRSPRKARETLGVVFQEPSLDGKLTVEENLDFHGRMYRMPRAQRRARIAEMLELVELSDMRGRIVRSLSPGMKRRLEIARALIHDSRVLILDEPTVGLDPQSRDRIWAYLAEARIRRGMTIIVTTHYIEEVEGCDRICIIDRGKVLALDTPDALRAAHGREVLRVHATDAAAAARLRAVLPQAIEGAAGEIRVVGAERSLMMRLLDAHGADIRDLSVERPTLNSVFLSLTGRDLRDGQKPAPRRAA
- a CDS encoding transporter substrate-binding domain-containing protein — protein: MRAKSMLGAAGSKRALRSGMTCLAALMALAAGPAPAQLIGEVDQAELKNWRIAEGNVIRFCQFDVNLTNDFDKAVAGEIADRLLLDSEFITVGADYGMDGDGLEADVFKLLWNECEVVLGFQVGPVQYAPEFTVTRPWVSYDYMVLASADGPASIADLPSGSRIATPLASPGDLALARWMATEGADAGLKRIPFARARDQMDAVLTDQTEAMLIFSPVFAVLAQDMAEQAARLHPVAIDPAIASPTSIGGIMLAGSAFLRAEIDRAIDSMIEDGTIEDLLDLHGFSGIPARAGGA
- a CDS encoding ABC transporter permease, whose product is MGHLAALHAIWLRELKRALRDRGQMVGGISRPLLWVLILGVGLNPYFRGEIYGEVRFAIPFTYLQFIFPAVIALNIMYTSVQSAVSLIADREFGFLREILVSPVPKWIVLLGKVLGGATVAFLHGCLVLLLAQFADVPLHLSGILEALGLMFLLAFGLTSLGIIVAHRVRSFEGFGVFSNAVILPLYFTSSSIFPLDPALSGAQMRVVYPDWLVILVEYNPITYAVDALRGALIGFNQFAAHLGPVVILVMAVAFFLLALRDFSRA
- a CDS encoding c-type cytochrome — its product is MRLSAGSHVPWRKKSWLITAFSALVISAASYTDGRAEQGWFTEEQVTRGEALYERRCAKCHGDEKAENFRVWDDTAASLIGMIIGFDMPADRPGGLPPQEYVDLVAYFFNLGGLPTGAEVAAGAPELSEIRLPR
- a CDS encoding pyrroloquinoline quinone-dependent dehydrogenase, which encodes MRTKRLLSAASGLALALVCGAALAQDAQRQYSPVTNDMILNPAPGDWLQARGTVDNHGYSPLDHVNRDTVGDLELAWSWALPELGRQESAPLYHDGILFVATNNNHVEALDAVTGDLIWRYMHERPEFSGGYHNNQAMRQKNSIALWGDKVIMTTVDAKLMALDAMTGQVAWEVQVNDWEKGYSYTAGPLIADGKIFTGTSGCSMVGTVGACWITAHDADTGEELWRFNTLDQQGDPLFEASWGGIPVKNRWGATPWATGAYDPDLDMVFYGTGMPIPYAHISRGMSAEDDARGTNTTVALNADTGELVWNYQHLPNDNWDLDSPFERLVVEATVDGQPRKMIVTMAGKNGVVFGLDAATGQFIWGETTFYTNSITGIDKETGRVQTNKDLYFTEFGQKQTFCPAINGGRLWMASAYSPRSGVFYAHGANTCQTSAPREMNIGAMPAAGNAMGMLQSFGTSLAPGAEKIGAFHALNAGDGSKAFEIQHDRRYNSSVLATGGGLIFVGDVDRRYYAMNDETGEVLWTSPRLHAPAGGWPMTYEAGGEQYVVLPVGLTTNAQAALTPGLQMPALGANAIYVYKLPKG
- a CDS encoding substrate-binding periplasmic protein, coding for MSAEPSLWRDLGAVGAILGLFALIGLAPPDSSLSEIRREGVLRACVPSSYGVLVTPDPDAPGFETEILQAVADRLGVRLALNLNEAIGRDFNPRAWRLTRAQCQIIAGGVIASDTTRTFIDTTPPHLETGWVVLAPGAVPASLRGQKVGVHVGVSGRDRLALSQALRTAGAGVVRMDGAGDLADALATGRVGAGVVDAMIGMELAQVHGLQIAWLQGPEARDPVAFGLWKGDLTLKRRVVDILDELERDGTMARLAARYGIRSIEARFADAGGGGA